The following are encoded together in the Serratia sp. UGAL515B_01 genome:
- a CDS encoding lytic transglycosylase domain-containing protein yields MCLLSASNATHVPPDIVMSIIMVEGGRAGVVSNNKDSSQDLGVMQINTKAWLHLISDRLYDGNDDIAYNTLKDNACLNIKIGTWILSRAIREANGDIWSGVGIYHSHNKRLSQAYMQRVKSVHYKLFIE; encoded by the coding sequence ATGTGTTTGCTAAGTGCAAGCAATGCAACTCACGTCCCTCCAGATATTGTAATGTCGATCATCATGGTGGAGGGCGGTAGAGCTGGTGTCGTGAGTAATAACAAAGACAGTTCTCAGGACTTGGGCGTTATGCAAATAAATACCAAAGCATGGTTGCATTTGATCAGTGATAGACTATATGACGGTAATGACGATATTGCATACAACACACTCAAAGATAATGCCTGCCTGAATATAAAAATAGGAACATGGATACTATCACGTGCTATCCGTGAAGCTAATGGTGATATATGGTCTGGCGTTGGTATTTACCACTCGCATAATAAAAGATTATCTCAAGCTTATATGCAGAGGGTTAAATCTGTACACTACAAACTCTTTATAGAATGA
- the pilO2 gene encoding type 4b pilus protein PilO2 has translation MVESVAQNEEVGSVRIDGEEYLVNLIWSGSSDKNLYKEQMRVNAQQLGTKLICQYKTTTGMHVFGLADPHLGHKKGGCALAAMLSLTCGSSFLGAWEVDNELWVLIGANDDGVILVDKVCRGPEEIAILFESNFHLFAWEKVYAPDFLYSHADSVDIREFLDKKVKVTDIGYKKRVILLLSVLALIVLFAAVLWKIWGGKEKSNIVYAQNPIRTKHQIFPGTGSTLPINMIISCRKNIFRYTYILSSLPGWKSSDNIDCDGKKVHLSLERVFGSKEWLNYGLKKLKIINYYHQIDAQKAEVILPIAYKSYNDKEVNVSLSNVKNYLISTFQNLSLPINISGIQLVKPVIDEGDSRDVKYDKKYYSMGFNFSAQLSLQKFIPILNKIDGLVIRSLSYSPVEQSWEIDAVVYSSKK, from the coding sequence ATGGTTGAAAGCGTCGCCCAGAATGAAGAGGTTGGTTCGGTAAGGATCGATGGCGAAGAGTACTTAGTCAATTTAATTTGGTCAGGTTCAAGCGATAAAAATTTATATAAAGAACAGATGCGGGTTAATGCCCAACAACTTGGAACTAAGTTGATATGTCAATATAAAACCACTACAGGCATGCATGTGTTCGGCCTTGCCGATCCCCATCTAGGGCATAAAAAAGGCGGCTGTGCTCTAGCTGCAATGCTCTCTCTTACTTGTGGCAGTTCATTTCTTGGCGCATGGGAGGTTGATAATGAATTATGGGTCTTGATTGGCGCCAATGATGATGGCGTGATATTGGTAGATAAAGTTTGCCGTGGACCAGAAGAAATTGCCATACTTTTTGAGAGCAATTTTCATCTGTTTGCATGGGAAAAAGTTTATGCTCCAGATTTTTTGTATAGTCATGCTGATAGCGTCGATATTCGTGAATTTTTAGATAAAAAAGTTAAAGTCACTGATATTGGTTACAAAAAGAGAGTGATTCTGCTCTTATCAGTATTAGCATTAATAGTATTATTCGCAGCAGTATTATGGAAAATATGGGGGGGGAAAGAGAAGTCGAATATTGTTTATGCACAAAACCCCATAAGAACCAAACATCAAATATTCCCTGGGACAGGCTCTACACTACCTATTAACATGATAATTAGTTGTAGGAAAAACATATTCCGCTATACATACATATTATCAAGTCTACCTGGTTGGAAAAGTAGTGATAATATTGATTGTGATGGAAAAAAGGTTCATCTGAGCTTGGAAAGAGTATTTGGCTCAAAAGAATGGTTAAATTATGGATTGAAAAAACTTAAAATAATCAATTACTACCATCAAATTGATGCTCAAAAAGCAGAGGTTATTTTACCTATTGCTTACAAAAGCTATAACGATAAGGAAGTCAATGTATCACTAAGTAATGTGAAAAACTATCTTATTTCAACGTTTCAAAATTTATCGTTACCTATAAATATTTCAGGAATACAGTTAGTTAAGCCTGTAATTGATGAAGGTGACAGTAGGGATGTGAAGTATGATAAAAAATATTACTCTATGGGATTTAATTTTTCCGCACAGTTATCACTACAAAAATTCATTCCTATACTGAATAAAATAGATGGTCTAGTTATTCGTAGTCTTTCTTATTCTCCTGTTGAACAGTCGTGGGAAATAGATGCTGTGGTATATTCATCAAAAAAATAA
- a CDS encoding GspE/PulE family protein — protein sequence MITFEKIVDLDETSLNQLFSNSNEILFSYRDMEISESLRKICVIFGNGVLVIERSNISNSRLRAFLMICERKGLKFEHIYSADMSTIRILYESVEDAPGKDISDEQPMEKMASALLTEGAQRKASDIHIKINQHEAEIIFRINGDMLRIRQIESSLAHSLLSTFYNAADNADATYKLYEYQAARITNSGRLNLPNELQSVRLQFNPLSAGGRYMIGRLLYAERFSTKKVELSDMGFHPVQIKLLRSLMRKPEGINIVAGPTGSGKSTTLKLILESIYKEKNKKVNIMSIEDPPEYQIEGTSQLPVTNAESEEERENAYSKAIVSALRSDPDIIMPGEARDASVINLVFTAAMTGHQVWTSIHANSAIGVFDRLKDQRVEAYKLTDPNLMTGVISQRLVKRLCPHCKVPMIDDGLVRYGFSSSTILSCFNFIARETFEHNASGCSHCIGGYNGRTALIEIIVPDFTFLDLISRGQRQEANEHWLNNLNGISIYEHAWLKIADGVISPYDALLRIGDFTLITEDRKKKLMELLL from the coding sequence ATGATTACTTTTGAAAAAATAGTCGACTTGGATGAAACCAGTCTGAACCAACTCTTTTCTAATTCAAATGAAATACTCTTCTCTTATCGTGATATGGAAATTAGTGAAAGTTTGCGCAAGATATGTGTTATATTTGGAAATGGTGTTCTTGTCATTGAACGCTCAAATATTAGCAACTCAAGATTGCGTGCTTTCTTAATGATTTGCGAAAGAAAAGGATTGAAGTTTGAACATATCTATTCAGCAGATATGTCAACTATTCGAATTCTTTATGAAAGTGTAGAGGATGCACCTGGAAAGGATATTTCTGATGAACAACCTATGGAAAAAATGGCATCAGCCTTACTTACAGAAGGGGCCCAAAGGAAAGCAAGCGATATTCATATAAAGATAAATCAGCATGAGGCAGAAATTATTTTCCGTATAAATGGTGATATGCTGAGAATAAGACAGATTGAATCCTCTCTGGCACACTCATTACTTTCTACATTTTATAATGCAGCAGATAATGCTGATGCGACCTACAAGCTATATGAGTATCAAGCAGCACGAATTACCAATAGTGGACGCTTAAATCTTCCCAATGAACTCCAGTCAGTTCGGTTACAGTTTAATCCATTATCTGCCGGTGGACGCTATATGATTGGCCGTCTTCTTTATGCAGAACGTTTTTCTACAAAAAAGGTTGAACTTAGCGATATGGGATTTCATCCTGTGCAAATAAAATTACTGCGTTCGCTGATGAGAAAACCAGAAGGTATTAATATCGTAGCGGGTCCAACGGGTTCGGGTAAATCGACAACCTTGAAACTTATCCTCGAATCTATCTATAAGGAAAAGAACAAAAAAGTCAATATAATGAGTATTGAGGACCCTCCTGAATATCAAATCGAGGGAACTTCTCAGCTTCCAGTCACTAATGCAGAAAGTGAGGAAGAAAGGGAGAATGCATATAGTAAAGCGATTGTTTCTGCCCTGCGCTCAGATCCCGATATCATCATGCCCGGTGAAGCACGGGATGCGTCAGTCATCAATCTTGTCTTTACGGCAGCAATGACAGGCCACCAAGTATGGACATCGATTCATGCGAACAGCGCTATCGGTGTTTTTGATAGATTGAAAGACCAGCGTGTAGAAGCCTACAAACTCACCGATCCCAATTTAATGACTGGGGTAATTTCACAGCGATTAGTTAAAAGACTCTGTCCTCATTGTAAAGTGCCTATGATAGATGACGGCTTAGTGAGATACGGGTTTTCTAGTAGTACGATACTATCTTGTTTTAACTTTATCGCGAGAGAAACCTTCGAGCATAATGCTTCAGGATGCAGTCACTGTATTGGAGGATATAATGGACGAACAGCGTTGATAGAAATAATTGTACCAGACTTTACTTTTTTAGATTTAATCAGTCGGGGACAGCGTCAAGAAGCGAACGAGCACTGGCTGAATAACCTTAATGGGATATCAATCTATGAGCATGCTTGGTTGAAAATAGCAGATGGGGTCATCAGCCCTTATGATGCACTATTGAGGATAGGTGACTTTACTTTGATTACTGAAGATAGAAAGAAAAAGCTTATGGAGTTGTTGTTATGA
- a CDS encoding type II secretion system F family protein yields the protein MNLSKIEKYFWKIQFTTSQRMKIYSRLSRFISNGVPLTKALDTLYTHITQNGKKIKTPQAIAINSWLTSIRNGGTLSQSLIGWAEMDEVAVIHAGEMSGALDKAFENVIYINKSKKLIMKALFGLLYPLVLVSSTFFYLYIFGTQVVPAFEEILPVDKWNETGILMKHLSDFIQSDLVYSILGIIVFFSLIIFSLPRWTGRIRKRFEKLPIWSLYRTKVGCEFMISLCALIQAGVPSPEALLIMSRRASPWYKEKLIATRRMMLGGARNIGDALEGTKYDFPSFEMVTELKTYAALDGFEEMLHELGHQWLELSVEKIKLQMEIIKNIAIVFMGLTFMWIVSGIFSLEQLISSTAAMGNS from the coding sequence ATGAATTTGTCAAAAATAGAGAAGTACTTTTGGAAAATTCAGTTTACGACATCCCAAAGAATGAAAATTTATAGTCGACTATCACGATTCATTAGTAATGGAGTTCCATTAACCAAAGCACTTGATACTTTATATACCCATATTACACAAAACGGTAAAAAGATCAAAACGCCTCAGGCTATTGCGATCAATAGTTGGTTAACCTCTATTCGTAATGGCGGCACACTAAGTCAGTCTTTAATAGGTTGGGCTGAAATGGATGAAGTTGCTGTCATTCACGCGGGTGAGATGTCTGGTGCATTGGATAAAGCTTTTGAGAATGTCATCTATATAAATAAATCTAAAAAACTAATCATGAAAGCTTTGTTTGGACTACTTTATCCTTTAGTGTTAGTCAGTAGTACATTTTTTTACTTATATATTTTCGGAACTCAAGTGGTGCCTGCTTTTGAAGAAATATTACCTGTTGATAAATGGAATGAAACAGGGATATTGATGAAGCACTTATCAGACTTTATTCAGTCTGACCTGGTCTACAGTATATTAGGCATCATTGTTTTTTTTTCATTGATAATTTTTTCACTGCCACGTTGGACAGGACGTATTCGTAAACGATTTGAAAAACTCCCTATCTGGTCTTTATATCGTACAAAGGTAGGTTGTGAATTTATGATTTCACTATGTGCACTGATTCAGGCGGGAGTTCCCTCACCTGAAGCGTTACTGATTATGAGCAGACGAGCATCGCCTTGGTATAAGGAAAAGTTGATTGCTACTCGGCGTATGATGTTAGGGGGGGCCAGAAATATTGGTGATGCCCTTGAAGGAACAAAATATGACTTCCCAAGTTTTGAAATGGTTACTGAATTAAAAACCTATGCTGCACTGGATGGTTTTGAGGAGATGCTCCATGAGTTGGGGCATCAATGGTTAGAGCTTTCGGTAGAAAAAATAAAATTACAAATGGAAATCATAAAGAACATCGCTATTGTATTTATGGGCTTGACCTTTATGTGGATTGTCAGCGGTATTTTCTCTCTGGAACAATTGATATCCTCAACCGCAGCAATGGGTAATAGTTAA
- a CDS encoding prepilin-type N-terminal cleavage/methylation domain-containing protein, producing the protein MINNMMLESKKWQQGFSLIEVIMVLLISTVVIVGGVVYYQTSITSEKTELTILEVMSLLSVIDRVYSPNFQGISSDMVARTCNLPASFVTRGPDGKMKIKTPNGEEIQIKESIIDGKDNPKFFQIIFSVPWRMCTAMGRFGAKISDGGFPTIYSEEDVQKYCDAEKAKGKISDNVKIVYTFH; encoded by the coding sequence ATGATTAACAACATGATGTTAGAAAGTAAAAAGTGGCAGCAAGGATTTTCGTTGATCGAAGTAATAATGGTACTTCTGATTTCTACGGTTGTTATTGTAGGCGGAGTTGTCTATTACCAGACCAGTATCACCAGCGAGAAGACTGAATTAACAATCTTAGAGGTCATGAGCCTACTTTCTGTCATTGATAGAGTTTATTCTCCCAATTTCCAGGGTATCTCATCCGATATGGTCGCCAGAACGTGTAACCTTCCTGCATCATTTGTAACACGTGGACCCGATGGAAAGATGAAAATAAAAACACCTAATGGCGAAGAAATACAGATTAAAGAAAGCATTATTGATGGGAAAGATAATCCAAAGTTCTTTCAAATTATATTTTCTGTACCTTGGCGTATGTGTACGGCGATGGGTAGATTTGGCGCTAAAATAAGTGATGGTGGCTTTCCTACTATATATTCAGAAGAGGACGTTCAAAAATATTGTGATGCTGAAAAGGCTAAAGGAAAGATAAGTGATAACGTAAAGATAGTGTATACATTTCATTAA
- a CDS encoding pilus assembly protein yields MFKSKKAVKKSKKWQRGLSLIEAAMVLALSAVVVAGVMAYYQSASTNEKTERTISEIMSVLSAINSTYSSAPNFNGITSTIIAKTGALPASFIGKDDKGKVIIKTPNGYPIEISAGSLDNKTNNDEYFNIQFDVPATMCGTMSRLDLGSSLVQMAIGDATKPLPSLPLSVADSQKYCDLATEGGEDKNKNPLPAKDHVTIAYAFH; encoded by the coding sequence ATGTTTAAATCTAAAAAAGCAGTGAAAAAAAGCAAAAAATGGCAACGAGGATTATCACTGATTGAGGCCGCGATGGTATTGGCTCTTTCTGCAGTGGTAGTAGCTGGAGTTATGGCCTATTATCAATCTGCGTCAACAAATGAGAAAACAGAAAGAACGATCTCGGAAATAATGAGTGTTCTTTCTGCAATTAACAGTACTTACTCTTCTGCCCCTAATTTCAATGGTATCACCTCAACTATTATTGCCAAAACAGGAGCTTTGCCTGCGTCCTTTATCGGTAAGGATGATAAAGGGAAGGTTATCATTAAAACACCCAACGGCTATCCGATAGAAATTTCGGCTGGTTCGCTTGATAATAAAACGAACAATGATGAGTATTTTAATATTCAATTTGACGTTCCTGCAACTATGTGTGGCACGATGTCCAGATTAGATCTCGGTAGTAGTCTTGTACAAATGGCTATTGGAGATGCAACTAAACCTCTACCTTCTTTACCTCTAAGCGTTGCAGATTCACAAAAATATTGTGACCTTGCAACAGAAGGGGGAGAGGATAAGAATAAAAATCCGCTTCCAGCTAAAGATCACGTGACAATAGCGTATGCGTTCCATTAA
- a CDS encoding helix-turn-helix transcriptional regulator has product MQKIFLWCDCHYTKMGLLSLFSEVLHNNIEVINYDRTHSDISSDVLCFFFVISGGNFFEIAEFIRNSQIKKDNALIALSDDELYNVFSHVCNEEIKNISIQKSPIEISNIFKFIISDNEKKHRKTVSKITKKELQVMELFMRGKKVSEVASILHRSIKTISYHKQNFLKKLGIRNNLVVLQSLFLLK; this is encoded by the coding sequence ATGCAGAAAATTTTCTTATGGTGTGACTGCCATTACACAAAAATGGGTTTATTATCCCTGTTCTCTGAGGTCTTGCATAATAATATTGAAGTAATAAATTATGATAGGACACATAGCGATATCTCAAGTGATGTTTTATGCTTTTTTTTTGTTATATCAGGAGGCAATTTTTTTGAGATTGCAGAGTTTATCAGAAATAGTCAAATTAAAAAAGATAATGCACTTATAGCTCTGTCTGATGATGAGCTTTATAATGTTTTTTCTCATGTTTGTAATGAGGAAATAAAAAACATCTCAATACAAAAATCCCCAATTGAAATATCTAACATATTTAAATTCATAATAAGTGATAATGAAAAGAAACATAGAAAAACGGTAAGTAAAATCACAAAAAAAGAGCTGCAAGTTATGGAGCTTTTCATGCGTGGTAAAAAAGTATCAGAGGTGGCATCTATTTTACATAGGAGTATAAAAACAATTAGTTATCACAAGCAAAATTTCCTAAAAAAGCTTGGGATAAGAAACAACCTAGTTGTGTTACAGAGTCTATTTCTATTAAAATAA
- a CDS encoding type 4 pilus major pilin, whose protein sequence is MKINSCWNNSCKGVKKKLQQGLSLIEAAMVLALSAVVVAGVMAYYQSASTNEKTERTITEIMAVIASVNSIYSSAPDFSGLSSTVIAKSGFFPSSFVYKKDDGQLSIMAPYGDDIVVSDGTSFNKKIENENAYYHIGVFAPRDVCANLARLDLGSSLVAVNIAGRLFMGNLPTIKEAQEACSQQVAYDDEKHVEISYTLH, encoded by the coding sequence ATGAAAATTAATTCATGTTGGAATAATAGCTGTAAAGGAGTGAAAAAAAAATTGCAGCAGGGGCTGTCATTAATTGAAGCCGCCATGGTATTGGCCCTTTCTGCGGTTGTGGTCGCAGGCGTCATGGCTTATTACCAGTCGGCCTCCACCAATGAAAAAACGGAAAGAACAATTACAGAGATAATGGCAGTTATTGCATCTGTCAACAGTATTTACTCTTCTGCCCCAGATTTTTCTGGACTTTCAAGTACTGTTATTGCCAAGTCAGGTTTTTTCCCTAGTTCTTTTGTATATAAAAAAGATGATGGTCAATTGAGTATAATGGCACCATATGGCGATGATATTGTTGTTTCTGATGGTACATCTTTTAATAAAAAAATCGAAAACGAAAATGCCTATTATCATATTGGTGTATTCGCACCTAGGGACGTTTGTGCAAATTTAGCAAGACTGGATTTGGGAAGCAGCCTTGTCGCTGTCAATATTGCTGGTAGGCTATTCATGGGGAATTTACCGACTATTAAAGAAGCACAAGAAGCCTGTTCTCAACAAGTAGCGTATGATGATGAAAAACATGTTGAAATTTCCTATACATTGCATTAA
- a CDS encoding ornithine cyclodeaminase family protein produces MRIINKTQILAAFDAERITALLKTGFIAYSAYQVQMPPVQHFLFNAAEGDCCIKSAWLEGDDQFVVKVSSGFYRNSEQGLPSNQGLMMAFSALTGEPQALLLDEGWLTALRTALAGRIAAELCAPQHIDAIGIVGSGMQALLQLQQLKAVTHCREVWVWGRTPQRLTAYRQDAEAAGFRVHITRDAAELAAHCNLIVTTTPSHTPILQAENIRPGTHITAVGADAVGKQELATALVAKADAILVDARKQCSEYGEIAQAYQQNLLTTVPIVEFGEMLASGMKMRKTDQQITLADLTGLAIQDVQIVKGILAGL; encoded by the coding sequence ATGAGAATCATTAATAAGACGCAAATTCTTGCCGCTTTCGACGCCGAACGCATCACTGCGTTGCTGAAAACGGGATTTATCGCCTATTCAGCTTATCAGGTGCAGATGCCACCGGTACAACACTTTCTGTTCAACGCAGCGGAGGGTGACTGTTGCATTAAATCGGCGTGGTTAGAGGGAGATGACCAGTTTGTAGTGAAAGTCTCCTCCGGGTTTTATCGCAACTCTGAACAAGGGTTGCCCAGCAATCAAGGGCTGATGATGGCTTTCTCTGCGCTGACCGGTGAACCGCAAGCCCTGCTACTGGATGAAGGTTGGTTGACGGCGCTGCGCACCGCATTGGCCGGGCGTATTGCCGCTGAGTTATGCGCGCCGCAACACATTGACGCCATTGGCATCGTGGGCTCGGGTATGCAGGCGCTGTTGCAACTGCAACAGCTTAAAGCGGTAACCCACTGCCGTGAAGTGTGGGTCTGGGGCCGAACCCCACAACGCCTTACCGCGTATCGTCAGGATGCAGAAGCGGCAGGTTTTCGCGTTCACATCACGCGAGATGCCGCTGAGCTGGCGGCACACTGTAATCTGATCGTGACCACCACACCGAGCCACACGCCGATCCTGCAAGCGGAAAATATCCGCCCAGGAACCCATATTACCGCGGTTGGCGCAGACGCCGTAGGTAAACAGGAGTTGGCAACGGCATTAGTTGCCAAAGCTGATGCGATTTTGGTGGATGCTCGGAAGCAGTGCAGCGAATATGGTGAAATTGCCCAGGCATATCAACAAAATTTGCTGACAACGGTGCCAATCGTTGAGTTTGGTGAGATGCTGGCAAGTGGTATGAAAATGCGTAAAACCGATCAACAAATCACCCTAGCCGATCTTACCGGGCTAGCCATTCAAGATGTACAAATTGTGAAGGGAATTTTGGCAGGGTTATAA
- a CDS encoding threonine/serine dehydratase, translating to MSNLFDEIVSAHQQLRPQVRVTPLEHSLLLSQQLGCELFLKCDHLQHTGSFKFRGASNKLRLLSDEQRQRGVIAASSGNHGQAIALAGKQMGINVTVYAPENAAAIKLETICALGGKVVRIPGDGLNAELAGEKAAREQNKVYISPYNDAQVVAGQGTCGMEIVEQQPDLDAVFVAVGGGGYIAGIGTILKRLSPKTQVIACWPENATSMYSALEAGHIYPVEEQETLSDGTAGGVEPGAITFPLCQQVIDRKVLVSEDEIKQAMRMLAASDRWIIEGAAGVALASACKLAPEFQGKKVAVVLCGKNIVLEKYLKAISYENH from the coding sequence ATGAGCAACCTATTTGATGAGATCGTTTCCGCCCACCAACAATTACGTCCGCAAGTACGCGTTACCCCTTTAGAGCACAGCCTGTTGCTTTCGCAACAATTAGGATGCGAATTGTTTCTAAAGTGCGACCATCTGCAGCATACCGGCTCATTCAAGTTCCGTGGCGCGAGCAACAAACTGCGTCTGTTGAGCGATGAGCAACGCCAACGAGGGGTGATTGCCGCTTCCAGCGGTAACCACGGTCAGGCGATCGCCTTGGCAGGCAAGCAGATGGGGATTAATGTTACCGTCTATGCCCCTGAAAACGCCGCTGCCATCAAGTTAGAGACGATCTGCGCATTGGGTGGCAAAGTAGTACGGATACCGGGTGATGGCTTGAACGCAGAGTTGGCTGGGGAAAAAGCCGCTCGCGAGCAGAACAAAGTCTACATCTCCCCCTATAACGACGCTCAAGTGGTTGCTGGCCAAGGCACTTGTGGCATGGAAATCGTCGAACAGCAACCCGATTTGGATGCCGTATTCGTTGCCGTAGGCGGCGGTGGCTATATTGCCGGAATTGGCACCATATTGAAGCGATTGTCGCCAAAAACACAGGTTATTGCCTGTTGGCCAGAGAATGCTACCAGCATGTATAGCGCGTTGGAAGCTGGGCATATCTACCCTGTGGAAGAGCAAGAGACTTTGTCTGATGGAACGGCAGGCGGTGTTGAACCCGGTGCAATCACCTTCCCGCTTTGCCAGCAGGTGATCGACCGTAAAGTGTTGGTCAGTGAAGATGAGATCAAGCAGGCAATGCGCATGCTCGCCGCCAGCGATCGCTGGATTATTGAGGGAGCCGCCGGGGTGGCGTTGGCTTCCGCCTGCAAACTGGCGCCGGAGTTTCAGGGTAAAAAAGTGGCCGTGGTATTGTGCGGTAAAAATATCGTGCTGGAAAAATACCTGAAGGCAATCAGCTATGAGAATCATTAA
- a CDS encoding transcriptional regulator, with the protein MLTRYHAIADAIALLFAPYAEIAIHDLTSQTLVYIANNRSQRELGEDSNLSDLQDDYDLQVIGPYLKRNWDGSQLRSISAVLRDDQGDPIGLMCINLDISVLENAKAALDLFLAGNVLQSQPDVLFHDDWQERINSFIHPWLQQRQLTLSTLNGTSRRALVEALYQEGAFKGKNAAGYVAKVLGIGRATVYNYLKNLKESV; encoded by the coding sequence ATGCTGACCCGCTATCACGCGATTGCCGATGCTATCGCACTGTTATTTGCGCCCTATGCGGAAATCGCTATCCACGATCTCACCAGCCAAACGCTGGTCTATATCGCCAACAACCGATCTCAGCGCGAACTGGGCGAAGATTCCAACCTAAGCGATCTTCAGGATGACTACGATTTGCAGGTGATTGGCCCCTATCTCAAACGTAACTGGGATGGTAGCCAACTCCGCTCGATCAGCGCGGTGCTGCGTGACGATCAGGGTGACCCCATCGGCCTGATGTGTATCAATCTGGATATTTCCGTACTAGAGAACGCTAAAGCAGCACTGGATTTATTTTTGGCAGGTAACGTTTTGCAATCACAACCCGACGTACTGTTTCACGACGACTGGCAGGAACGTATCAATTCGTTTATTCACCCTTGGTTACAACAAAGACAGCTAACCCTGAGTACGCTCAACGGCACGAGCCGCCGAGCATTAGTAGAAGCGCTGTATCAGGAGGGGGCGTTCAAAGGAAAGAATGCAGCGGGTTATGTCGCAAAAGTTCTCGGTATTGGCCGTGCTACGGTCTACAACTATCTAAAAAATCTAAAGGAGTCGGTATGA